Proteins encoded by one window of Agelaius phoeniceus isolate bAgePho1 chromosome 3, bAgePho1.hap1, whole genome shotgun sequence:
- the LOC129133288 gene encoding interferon-induced very large GTPase 1-like, giving the protein MASQEDTQEEDAKTQLLAEAFQKEGLDAGYWLPKVTQILGIECREALQHLEYEDYLRLECEVQHAWEKKALQKLLKIKDDKTTIKEVQKEHLEKTKQRQEEAKQALKDLTEMLNSRSHSQDALREKAETLWQAMEIPKEFWPPPEKPLADMLESIQKQLERQEQSAGRRENIPDTEVLRRASGGLALQGIYRTSRPEDVLAKREQLLRVPEGFQLAGPEQGSLLERKEFSSSAAESTFTKSMEQLGFSVSVSAKSSFWGINLGGRVDHSSSSQSQDTHQSRSEQSYFCTTKYQYIPLASCYFQRHQLRLSDAALRELQDMEQLLSFSQEKDNLTLVKICESFFSRFGSHINQGPLHFGGIFWWKASTEGFRAEQREEVKRQTSEALNGFVGASWGGFGASVEGTLDVSKSSSQASVLGRAREGSHTAIQLYVVNTGGPADTASLPQWKTGLVSDNTTWCVIDRGFELIPVWDIILCNHCGDFKSVGQMSKALRAGYKALTNQSLGMTFGEELGSAVQEARDFMGTVKAWEVTVDEEKLFMLMELKDDLSAKTRNPSVWINVCLSDKALQDFLVNTVRSCQESPPENTTTIKVMLRSLLNPHIYSVKDFPEASFIMQWVFQTEHPLPRSPKVSELQELIKTLQQMKEHIHAVTYAPGSSASDVHEAKIEATLTSSLAIYSLLQSLQEQAQQDMELLVLLIVTSTGYQVESSNFQHLLGHPEIQYMAKEMEAAHEEYMNLKEQDANRAEAFLLLTGLTVTPECQKLSPEQKRERLVFMEDHMKGLWSPRIKNLLQKHSGGEEWERLERDLDSLISGCLDDKWDEQRMQNILSDLEDTFPTPEPPSQSQSKSDSSKSKESEAIANQEFLQLLKRLGLESHYPRKMGMGDFRTICKTSLQDGPPSQDKELPLYFLQKLLTVDYQVRYLTCWDDTNPKLSALPQTTIKDRKRSDTFEQFFSDLEEAAHEHASRDSHVHPMDLQMAVFHCADDFLRQSLATKLAFCQLALPLLVPNPSTSRIEFPLYTLSQIQRSWKEVDKSGKQAQAKSFSNKLIFQAQTPIVSFIRIGSSASSSKSQLLNALLSKRKHDTFFHRHCRGSTRERLLMEGLVEIAWYCPGGSPNDTFERCVAFCNLRGDARDHGAQLQFLQEISAVNVALVSDWEHMDNRAKKLLQGLWQSQRPLVCLLTEKENVAAGKDSKNIKIGIKNRNEAELMDELTKTIGNLLEGSNPCFSLEACVDKARQHGFVVDADQPACVTAKAKAKELVELLKKEKLSEIKSKLLPLQGKLWYQWCQKDKELTRLQEKRNKSVEHHRSQIENEKKAIRRKQLEHASPLNPLMKSFLGFLQTQPADTKKYFLHWMKVFMHELSCGRLEELRRDYHKLWSKILSRKKNKKNPRLNDVLLSRLDALSDEINDSSIGLEHLLREVGQIYEALELLNSKKDDFVKLPEIAVELMVSGYPVELMDGDASYLPLRWVGAIFDSLIERLGDKRVFVLSVLGIQSTGKSTLLNAMFGLQLNVSAGRCTRGAFMQLIPVGQELQQDLGFDFVLVVDTEGLRAIEMANKQSLNHDNELATFVIGVGNLTVINIFGENPSEMQDVLQIAVQAFLRMKKVNLSPSCLFVHQNVGEATAKEQNMEGQRRLQEKLDEMTVIAAQQEFCDISSFSDVIGFDVNTHIHYFAHLWEGNPPMAPPNPNYSQNVQQLKSKILQAAKKQSQHSILRLSSLKDRVSDLWNALLNENFVFSFKNSLEIAVYRKLESAFSQWTWMLRKHILDVQMRLDNKIRNGDLQNVTREYLEGLVKQTSDAIEKKVEEYFREDKDREILVQWKSSTELKLKELKETLLHETKKKCENLIELPKEQKKLDARKLEYEDELLKRSRELAVTLKGKSLSERELKDNFILVWNEWITEVSRAARPPERVDIDAEINDVLVEHFKEPDVLERIKSFSRGRGFSFDPEKHIMNKKYLGFFSDPRSLSNADMINFQNITDSIIACVMANIAKKEEEKHDYSRNFIHEIFNEVQKGVNSVPSNGKCSFNRDYSIDLSIYLCTMAVERFKAMHEAFQKANDLVVYLSSKREDFFQCFQISCQGATSVTTFAVFLCDKIEPALCRAVYERTAKAIAEDMQKSPDFQGSRANLEVCILRYLAEQENFEYFRQYLMSPKEFCESYIETRVRSHCLDGPRRLGMFLDSSLDILYRNILSAVSLSTQIVKDRKDREDKVSLWLDEFCRELSEVLNLPRSDLKGIEHQEVTDIEFLSSAMAEALDDLRERLKKELAAADLSSFPRQPHSILVEHFAGCWEQCPFCGAVCTNTMQNHDGDHQLVFHRPEGLRGWRWIGTDHLAIDICSSNVASDRTFRIRGNEVYPFRRYRDAGPPFSTWNILPDPSMQAYWKWFVSHFRTQLEALYDGKFQGKGEIPEAWYRVTKQEALSELEKR; this is encoded by the coding sequence ATGGCTTCACAGGAGGACACACAGGAGGAGGATGCAAAGacacagctcctggcagagGCATTCCAGAAGGAAGGACTGGATGCTGGATACTGGCTGCCCAAAGTGACACAGATCCTGGGAATCGAGTGCAGAGAAGCCCTGCAACATCTGGAATACGAAGACTACCTCAGGCTGGAGTGTGAGGTACAGCACGCCTGGGAGAAAAAGGCACTCCAGAAACTCCTGAAAATAAAAGATGACAAAACGACCATTAAAGAGGTGCAGAAGGAGCACTTGGAGAAGACAAAGCAAAGACAGGAAGAGGCCAAACAAGCTCTGAAGGATCTGACAGAAATGCTCAACAGCCGCAGCCACAGCCAGGATGCTCTGAGGGAGAAAGCAGAGACTCTGTGGCAAGCCATGGAGATTCCCAAAGAGTTCTGGCCACCGCCAGAGAAACCCTTGGCAGATATGCTGGAGAGCATCCAGAAGCAGCTGGAGCGGCAGGAGCAGtcagcaggcaggagggagaacATCCCTGACACGGAGGTGCTGAGGCGGGCGTCAGGGGGACTGGCCCTGCAGGGCATCTACAGAACCAGCAGACCTGAAGATGTGCTGGCAAAGCgagagcagctcctcagggttCCTGAGGGATTCCAGCTCGCCGGTCCCGAGCAAGGATCGCTGCTTGAGAGGAAGGAGttctcctcctctgcagcagaaTCCACTTTCACCAAGTCCATGGAGCAGCTGGGGTTCAGCGTGAGCGTTTCTGCCAAATCCTCATTCTGGGGGATTAATCTGGGAGGGAGAGTAGATCACAGCAGCTCCTCGCAGTCACAAGACACCCACCAGTCCCGCTCTGAGCAGAGCTACTTTTGCACCACCAAGTACCAGTACATCCCTCTGGCCTCCTGCTACTTCCAAAGGCATCAGCTTCGCCTCTCGGATGCCGCTCTGCGGGAGCTGCAAGACATGGAGCAGCTTTTGAGCTTCAGTCAGGAAAAAGACAACCTTACCTTGGTGAAGATATGTGAGAGCTTCTTCAGCAGGTTTGGGTCCCACATAAACCAGGGTCCCCTCCACTTTGGGGGGATATTCTGGTGGAAGGCGTCTACAGAAGGATTCCGGGCTGAGCAGCGCGAAGAGGTGAAGCGACAAACGTCTGAAGCACTGAACGGCTTTGTTGGGGCCAgctggggtggctttggggccaGTGTAGAAGGGACCCTGGATGTTTCCAAATCCAGCTCACAGGCTTCTGTCCTGGGGAGAGCCAGAGAGGGTTCTCATACAGCAATTCAGCTCTACGTGGTCAACACAGGGGGCCCAGCAGACACAGCTTCCCTTCCTCAGTGGAAAACGGGGCTCGTGTCTGATAACACAACGTGGTGCGTTATTGACCGTGGCTTTGAGCTGATCCCAGTGTGGGACATTATCCTCTGCAATCACTGTGGGGATTTTAAGTCTGTTGGTCAGATGAGCAAAGCCCTCAGGGCTGGGTACAAAGCGCTGACGAATCAGAGCCTTGGCATGACTTTTGGAGAGGAACTGGGCAGTGCAGTGCAAGAGGCCAGAGATTTCATGGGGACTGTGAAGGCCTGGGAGGTGACAGTGGATGAAGAGAAGCTGTTCATGCTGATGGAGCTAAAAGATGATCTGAGTGCAAAAACCAGGAACCCCAGTGTGTGGATCAACGTGTGCCTGTCAGACAAAGCCCTGCAGGACTTCCTGGTGAACACCGTGCGGAGCTGCCAGGAGTCACCTCCAGAAAACACCACCACTATCAAGGTAATGTTGAGGAGCCTCCTGAATCCTCATATCTACTCTGTCAAGGACTTCCCTGAGGCTTCCTTCATTATGCAATGGGTCTTCCAGACTGAGCACCCGCTTCCCAGATCTCCCAAAGTCTCTGAGCTTCAAGAGCTCATCAAAACACTGCAGCAAATGAAGGAGCACATCCATGCTGTCACCTACGCACCAGGAAGCTCTGCTTCTGACGTTCATGAAGCAAAGATAGAAGCCACCCTGACCAGCAGCCTGGCCATTTATTCCTTACTCCAGTCTCTCCAGGAACAGGCTCAGCAGGACATGGAACTGTTGGTGCTCTTGATTGTGACCAGCACAGGCTACCAGGTGGAAAGCAGCAATTTTCAGCACCTCCTTGGACACCCAGAAATTCAGTACATGGCCAAGGAAATGGAAGCAGCACATGAGGAGTACATGAACCTGAAGGAGCAAGATGCCAACAGAGCTGAGGCATTCCTCCTGCTGACGGGTCTGACTGTGACACCAGAATGTCAAAAGCTGTCCCCTGAGCAGAAAAGGGAGCGTTTAGTTTTCATGGAAGATCACATGAAAGGCTTGTGGTCCCCACGGATAAAGAATCTCCTCCAAAAGCACAGTGGAGGCGAAGAATGGGAGAGGTTGGAACGTGACTTGGACTCCTTGATCAGTGGGTGCTTGGATGACAAATGGGATGAACAGAGGATGCAGAACATACTCAGCGACCTGGAAGACACTTTTCCAACACCTGAGCCCCCCAGTCAGTCCCAGTCCAAGTCAGACAGCAGCAAATCCAAAGAAAGTGAAGCCATTGCAAACCAGGAGTTCCTCCAGTTGCTCAAGCGCCTTGGACTGGAAAGTCACTATCCAaggaaaatggggatgggagaTTTCCGCACCATCTGCAAGACATCTCTGCAGGATGGCCCGCCCAGCCAGGACAAGGAACTGCCATTGTACTTCTTGCAAAAGCTGTTAACTGTGGATTACCAGGTGAGATACCTGACTTGCTGGGATGACACCAACCCAAAACTTTCAGCCCTACCACAAACCACAATCAAAGACCGCAAACGCTCAGACACCTTTGAACAGTTTTTTAGTGATTTGGAGGAAGCAGCCCATGAACATGCAAGCAGGGACAGCCATGTGCACCCCATGGACCTGCAGATGGCCGTTTTCCATTGTGCTGATGACTTCCTGAGACAGTCCCTGGCAACCAAGCTGGCGTTCTGCCAACTGGCGCTGCCTCTCCTGGTGCCCAACCCGAGCACTTCACGCATCGAGTTCCCGCTCTACACCCTCAGCCAAATCCAAAGGAGCTGGAAAGAGGTGGACAAGTCAGGAAAGCAGGCCCAAGCAAAGAGTTTCAGCAACAAACTCATCTTTCAGGCACAGACACCCATCGTGTCCTTCATCCGCATTGGCAGCTCGGCCTCCTCTTCCAAGTCCCAGCTCCTGAACGCTCTGCTCAGCAAACGCAAACATGACACTTTCTTCCACCGCCACTGCAGAGGCAGCACCAGAGAGCGTTTGCTGATGGAAGGGCTGGTGGAGATCGCCTGGTACTGCCCCGGTGGAAGCCCCAATGACACCTTTGAGCGCTGCGTGGCTTTCTGTAACCTGCGTGGAGACGCCAGGGATCACGGAGCAcagctgcagttcctgcaggaGATATCTGCTGTCAACGTGGCTCTCGTGTCCGATTGGGAGCACATGGACAACAGGGCGAAAAAGCTTCTGCAGGGCCTGTGGCAGTCACAAAGGCCTTTGGTTTGTCTTCTCACAGAAAAAGAGAATGTTGCAGCTGGAAAAGACagcaaaaacataaaaataggGATCAAGAACAGAAACGAAGCAGAACTGATGGATGAGCTGACCAAGACAATAGGGAATCTCCTGGAAGGTTCTAATCCATGTTTCAGCCTGGAGGCCTGCGTGGACAAAGCTCGCCAGCACGGATTTGTAGTGGATGCAGATCAACCCGCGTGTGTGACAGCCAAAGCAAAGGCAAAGGAGCTGGTGGAGCTTCTGAAGAAAGAGAAGCTGTCTGAGATCAAATCCAAACTGCTGCCACTTCAAGGAAAACTGTGGTACCAGTGGTGCCAAAAGGACAAAGAACTCACTCGCTTGCAGGAGAAGAGGAACAAGAGCGTTGAGCATCATCGGAGCCAAATTGAAAATGAGAAGAAAGCAATAAGAAGAAAGCAACTTGAGCACGCTTCCCCTCTCAACCCACTGATGAAATCATTCCTTGGCTTTCTccagacccagccagcagaTACCAAGAAATACTTCCTGCACTGGATGAAGGTCTTTATGCACGAGCTGTCTTGTGGTCGCCTTGAAGAACTGAGGAGGGACTATCACAAGCTATGGTCTAAAATCCtgtcaagaaagaaaaacaagaaaaatccaAGGCTGAACGATGTGTTGCTGAGTCGCTTGGATGCCCTCTCTGATGAAATCAACGATTCATCCATTGGCCTGGAGCACCTTCTGAGAGAGGTAGGGCAGATTTATGAAGCTCTGGAATTACTGAACTCCAAGAAGGACGATTTTGTCAAACTTCCGGAAATTGCAGTAGAGCTGATGGTTTCAGGGTACCCCGTGGAGCTGATGGATGGGGATGCTTCTTACCTGCCCTTGCGCTGGGTGGGAGCAATCTTTGACAGCTTAATTGAGAGGCTGGGGGACAAACGAGTGTTTGTGCTCTCCGTGCTCGGCATCCAGAGCACAGGCAAGTCCACCCTGCTGAATGCCATGTTTGGTCTGCAGCTCAATGTCAGCGCAGGGAGATGCACTCGTGGAGCCTTCATGCAGCTCATCCCAgtgggccaggagctgcagcaagaCTTGGGCTTTGATTTTGTGCTGGTGGTTGACACAGAGGGACTCCGTGCCATCGAGATGGCCAATAAACAGTCCCTGAACCATGACAACGAGCTGGCCACCTTTGTCATTGGTGTCGGCAACTTGACTGTGATCAATATCTTTGGCGAAAATCCATCAGAAATGCAAGATGTTCTCCAGATCGCTGTGCAGGCTTTCCTGAGGATGAAGAAAGTCAATCTTTCCCCAAGCTGCCTCTTTGTCCACCAAAACGTGGGAGAAGCAACTGCCAAGGAGCAGAACATGGAAGGACAAAGGCGCTTGCAGGAAAAGCTGGATGAAATGACCGTGATAGCTGCTCAGCAGGAATTCTGTGACATCTCCTCCTTCAGCGATGTCATTGGCTTTGATGTGAACACCCACATTCACTACTTTGCTCACCTGTGGGAAGGAAACCCCCCAATGGCACCACCCAACCCCAACTACAGCCAGAACGTCCAGCAACTCAAGAGCAAAATCCTCCAGGCTGCCAAGAAGCAGTCACAGCACAGCATTTTGAGGCTCTCGAGCCTGAAAGATCGTGTTAGTGACCTCTGGAATGCTTTGCTGAATGAAAACTTTGTTTTCAGCTTCAAGAATTCCCTGGAGATTGCTGTGTACAGGAAACTGGAAAGTGCCTTTAGTCAGTGGACCTGGATGCTGAGGAAACACATCTTAGATGTACAAATGAGACTGGACAACAAAATTCGGAATGGGGACTTGCAGAATGTCACCAGAGAATACCTTGAAGGGCTGGTGAAACAGACAAGTGATGCCATTGAGAAAAAAGTGGAAGAGTATTTCAGGGAAGACAAAGACCGTGAGATACTGGTCCAGTGGAAATCAAGCACAGAGCTGAAGCTGAAAGAACTCAAAGAGACTCTTCTTcatgaaacaaaaaagaaatgtgaGAATCTCATTGAGCTACCGAAGGAGCAGAAGAAACTGGATGCAAGGAAGTTGGAATACGAAGATGAGCTCCTGAAAAGGAGTCGGGAGCTGGCTGTGACTCTGAAGGGGAAGAGCCTCAGTGAGAGAGAACTGAAGGACAACTTTATTCTTGTCTGGAACGAGTGGATTACCGAAGTCTCCCGTGCTGCTCGTCCTCCAGAACGGGTGGATATCGATGCAGAAATCAACGATGTCCTTGTAGAGCACTTTAAGGAGCCAGATGTCCTTGAACGGATCAAGTCAttttccagaggcagaggattTTCTTTTGATCCAGAGAAACACATCATGAATAAAAAGTATTTAGGCTTTTTCTCAGATCCCAGGAGCCTTTCCAATGCTGATATGATCAACTTTCAGAATATCACAGACAGCATCATAGCATGTGTGATGGCAAACATTGctaagaaggaggaggagaaacaCGATTACAGTCGAAATTTTATTCATGAAATATTCAATGAAGTACAGAAAGGTGTCAACTCTGTCCCCAGCAATGGGAAATGTAGTTTTAACAGAGATTACAGCATAGATTTGTCGATCTATCTGTGCACAATGGCAGTGGAAAGGTTTAAAGCCATGCACGAAGCATTCCAAAAGGCAAATGACCTGGTTGTGTACCTGAGCAGCAAGAGAGAAGATTTCTTCCAATGTTTCCAGATTTCCTGCCAAGGAGCCACTTCTGTCACAACAtttgctgttttcctttgtGACAAGATTGAACCAGCTCTTTGCCGTGCAGTTTATGAGAGGACAGCTAAAGCCATCGCTGAGGACATGCAGAAATCCCCAGAtttccagggcagcagagccaatCTGGAAGTTTGCATCCTGAGATACCTGGCAGAACAGGAAAATTTTGAGTATTTCAGGCAGTACCTTATGTCTCCAAAAGAGTTTTGTGAGAGTTACATTGAGACACGAGTTAGGAGTCACTGTTTAGATGGGCCCAGGAGGCTGGGGATGTTTTTAGATTCCTCCCTTGATATTCTCTATCGAAACATCTTGTCAGCTGTTTCTTTATCAACCCAAATTGTCAAAGacagaaaagacagagaagaCAAAGTCTCTCTCTGGCTGGATGAGTTTTGCAGGGAACTGTCAGAGGTGCTCAACTTGCCCAGAAGTGACCTGAAGGGCATTGAGCACCAGGAGGTCACAGACATTGAGTTCCTGAGCAGTGCCATGGCAGAAGCTCTGGATGACCTGAGGGAAAGGCTCAAGAAAGAATTGGCTGCTGCTGACCTGAGCTCATTTCCAAGGCAGCCTCACAGCATCCTGGTGGAGCATTTTgcagggtgctgggagcagtgtCCCTTTTGTGGCGCTGTCTGCACAAACACAATGCAGAATCATGATGGAGACCATCAGCTGGTCTTCCATCGCCCAGAAGGTTTGAGAGGATGGAGGTGGATTGGGACAGACCATCTCGCCATTGATATTTGTTCCAGCAATGTTGCAAGTGACCGAACATTCAGGATTCGTGGGAATGAAGTTTACCCCTTCAGGAGATACCGGGATGCTGGACCTCCTTTTTCCACTTGGAATATTCTTCCTGATCCATCCATGCAGGCGTACTGGAAGTGGTTTGTGTCTCATTTCAGGACACAGCTGGAAGCTTTGTACGATGGGAAATTTCAAGGCAAAGGAGAAATCCCTGAGGCGTGGTATAGAGTTACCAAGCAGGAAGCACTGTCTGAGCTGGAGAAGCGTTAG